One window of Sulfurospirillum sp. 1612 genomic DNA carries:
- the nadB gene encoding L-aspartate oxidase → MSALKQHYDVLIIGTGVAGLNTANHLDDDLDVLVISKDYAWECNTFYAQGGVAVAVDEDDIPSHIEDTLNAGAGLCDKEAVEILCHEGRDAIADFMRSGFEFDRDASGNLLYTKEAAHSRNRILHAGGDATGRYIHLHLMNQLKFPILYNTQVSDLLIEDGVCYGVRVFHHNEIFNIYAKHVVIASGGVGSLYEYHTNARTISADMQGICLSHGIALRDMEMMQFHPTVFVQSNAVRKQLLSESLRGEGAKVVDSKGKRFLFDYDARGELSPRNIVSQAIFDYQKRVDKKIFLDVSHFEDEFFMKRFPSIYFNMKGMGYNLPKDLIPISPAFHYAMGGIKCDLMGRVDGMACLYVVGESANTRVHGANRLASNSLLEGFVFSRRVAHDICEKRDDDKPAVLFDECEPSLIKRGDKELKNRLRNLMWDNVGIIREKENLEKARQSVEDMLELPTGKLLRLRLLSSREIIKSALKREKSLGAHYLIRRD, encoded by the coding sequence ATGAGTGCCTTAAAACAACATTATGATGTATTGATTATTGGTACGGGAGTTGCGGGATTAAATACAGCCAATCACTTAGATGATGATTTAGATGTCCTGGTGATATCGAAAGATTATGCGTGGGAATGCAACACCTTTTATGCGCAAGGTGGTGTGGCTGTTGCTGTTGATGAGGATGATATTCCCTCACACATAGAAGACACCCTCAATGCCGGAGCGGGACTTTGTGATAAAGAGGCTGTTGAGATTTTGTGTCATGAGGGACGTGATGCTATTGCTGATTTTATGCGCAGTGGTTTTGAATTTGATCGCGATGCGTCTGGAAATCTTTTATACACAAAAGAAGCCGCACATTCACGCAACCGAATTTTGCATGCCGGTGGCGATGCCACAGGACGCTATATCCATTTGCATTTGATGAATCAATTAAAATTTCCCATTCTTTATAATACACAAGTGAGTGATTTACTCATCGAAGATGGTGTCTGTTATGGGGTACGTGTCTTTCATCATAATGAAATTTTTAATATTTATGCCAAACACGTTGTGATTGCTAGTGGCGGGGTGGGATCACTCTATGAGTATCATACTAACGCAAGAACCATCAGTGCCGATATGCAAGGAATTTGCTTGAGCCATGGTATTGCTCTTAGAGATATGGAGATGATGCAATTTCACCCGACCGTTTTTGTGCAAAGCAATGCCGTACGAAAACAACTATTGAGCGAATCACTTCGAGGAGAGGGAGCAAAAGTTGTCGACAGCAAAGGCAAACGATTCTTGTTCGATTATGATGCACGAGGGGAACTCAGTCCTAGAAATATTGTCTCTCAAGCGATTTTTGATTATCAAAAGCGTGTGGATAAAAAAATATTTTTAGATGTGAGTCATTTTGAAGATGAATTTTTTATGAAACGCTTTCCTAGTATTTACTTCAATATGAAAGGGATGGGCTATAATCTTCCAAAAGATTTGATTCCCATATCTCCGGCATTTCATTATGCTATGGGGGGAATCAAATGCGACTTGATGGGGCGTGTTGATGGTATGGCGTGTCTGTATGTAGTCGGAGAATCAGCCAATACCCGAGTTCATGGGGCGAATCGATTGGCCAGTAATTCTCTTTTAGAAGGGTTTGTCTTTTCAAGACGCGTGGCTCATGATATCTGCGAAAAAAGAGATGATGACAAACCTGCGGTACTCTTTGATGAATGTGAACCAAGCTTGATCAAACGTGGAGATAAAGAGCTAAAAAATAGATTAAGAAATTTGATGTGGGATAATGTCGGTATTATTCGTGAGAAAGAAAATTTAGAAAAAGCACGACAAAGCGTAGAAGATATGCTAGAATTACCAACCGGAAAACTTTTGAGACTAAGATTACTAAGCTCAAGAGAGATTATAAAAAGTGCGCTAAAGAGAGAAAAATCTCTTGGTGCACACTATCTTATAAGGAGAGATTAA
- the nhaD gene encoding sodium:proton antiporter NhaD, whose protein sequence is MKAWGLLLAFALNAFASGGENLTTSWVGILSLIIFVVGYYIIAAEEKYHINKAKPALFIGTLIFMLIGLYFSLHGMDEAPLAHEVDKLILEIAEIFFFLMVAMTYIETLINRNVFNALKYSLVSKGYSYKKLFWLTGILAFFISPIADNLTTALILSTVLITIEKERREFLVPGAINIVVAANAGGAWSPFGDITTLMAWTAEKAGFVDFFYLFVPAFFGWLLTAWLLSLFVPKDKPHFDPTTEHKELIYDGGKVVMILGILTITSAVLAHQFFHLPAMWGMIFGLSLLKLYSYKLKKRNHIELNIFQSISKIEHDTLLFFVGILAAVGGLHFLGFLDLAAKLYGIVGPDAVNIGVGFLSAVVDNVPVMSAVLKSNPDMGMDQWLLVTMTAGIGGSLISFGSAAGVGVMGKLRGIYTFTAHMKYAWTILIGYIVSIVIWYIQFEVLKQF, encoded by the coding sequence ATGAAGGCATGGGGGTTATTATTGGCATTTGCATTAAATGCATTTGCTAGTGGCGGAGAAAATCTGACCACTTCTTGGGTGGGGATTTTATCTTTGATTATTTTCGTAGTGGGGTATTATATTATTGCTGCCGAAGAGAAATATCATATCAACAAAGCAAAACCGGCACTTTTTATAGGTACATTGATTTTTATGTTGATAGGATTGTATTTTTCTCTCCATGGTATGGATGAAGCACCATTGGCTCATGAAGTCGATAAATTAATTTTGGAAATTGCAGAAATCTTTTTCTTCCTAATGGTAGCGATGACGTATATTGAAACATTAATCAACAGAAATGTTTTTAATGCATTAAAATATAGTTTGGTTTCAAAAGGGTACTCTTATAAGAAGCTTTTTTGGTTGACGGGTATTTTAGCATTTTTTATTAGTCCTATTGCTGACAACTTGACGACAGCATTAATCCTCTCAACGGTATTGATTACAATCGAAAAGGAACGACGAGAATTTTTGGTTCCGGGTGCTATCAATATCGTCGTGGCTGCAAATGCCGGGGGTGCGTGGAGTCCTTTTGGTGATATTACTACTTTGATGGCTTGGACTGCTGAAAAAGCGGGTTTTGTTGATTTCTTCTATCTTTTTGTTCCTGCATTTTTTGGGTGGCTATTGACCGCTTGGTTACTCTCCCTTTTTGTGCCAAAAGATAAACCACACTTTGATCCAACGACAGAGCACAAAGAGTTGATTTATGATGGTGGAAAAGTCGTGATGATTCTGGGAATCTTGACGATCACTTCTGCGGTGTTGGCGCATCAGTTTTTCCATTTGCCGGCTATGTGGGGTATGATATTTGGTCTCTCTCTTTTAAAACTTTATTCTTATAAACTAAAAAAACGCAATCATATTGAGTTGAATATTTTCCAATCTATTAGTAAAATTGAACACGATACTTTGCTATTTTTTGTTGGTATTTTAGCCGCGGTTGGCGGATTGCACTTTTTGGGCTTTTTGGATTTGGCCGCCAAATTGTATGGTATCGTAGGACCAGATGCGGTCAACATCGGTGTGGGCTTTTTGTCCGCTGTTGTAGATAATGTACCGGTCATGAGTGCGGTGTTGAAATCTAACCCAGATATGGGAATGGATCAATGGTTATTAGTAACGATGACAGCTGGTATTGGTGGTAGTTTGATTAGTTTCGGTTCTGCTGCTGGTGTTGGTGTTATGGGAAAATTAAGAGGTATTTATACCTTTACGGCACATATGAAATATGCATGGACGATACTCATTGGCTATATTGTATCGATTGTGATATGGTACATACAATTTGAAGTGTTAAAACAATTTTGA
- a CDS encoding RDD family protein → MNDDQIIETFERENITLASIKKRLWAYTIDEILISVIFVIIYMGIIPPDATYEQIITLINSMFIYVVSLKIIYQTFFVWYYGATPGKILSKIRVISTVDIENPNLLSALNRAIVRIISESFFYIGFLWAFANPKRETWHDKIAKTLVVNVY, encoded by the coding sequence ATGAATGACGATCAGATAATAGAAACATTTGAGCGTGAAAATATTACGCTAGCATCAATTAAAAAGAGATTGTGGGCTTATACGATTGATGAGATTTTGATCTCCGTTATTTTTGTGATTATTTATATGGGGATTATTCCTCCTGATGCCACGTATGAACAAATTATTACTTTGATTAATAGCATGTTTATTTATGTGGTGTCTCTCAAAATTATTTATCAGACTTTCTTTGTCTGGTATTATGGGGCAACCCCTGGGAAAATTCTCTCAAAAATCAGAGTCATCTCCACAGTAGATATAGAAAATCCAAATCTTTTAAGTGCACTAAATCGAGCCATTGTGCGAATTATTAGTGAGAGTTTCTTTTATATTGGTTTCTTGTGGGCATTTGCAAATCCGAAGCGAGAAACGTGGCATGACAAGATAGCAAAGACATTGGTTGTTAATGTTTATTAG
- the purD gene encoding phosphoribosylamine--glycine ligase, which translates to MDILIVGSGGREYAIGLSLKKDDAVDNIYFAPGNGATSNFATNINITDYEALADFAQEHKIDLTIVGPEAPLVGGIVDVFKARDLLIFGSSKAASRLEGSKVYMKNFLSKYNIPTAKYIETQEYHEAEKFIDQLQEPIVVKADGLCAGKGVIIAQSKDEAKAAAKAMLRGESFGDAGKSIVVEEFLDGYELSIFAICDGVNYKVLPAAQDHKRLLDADKGPNTGGMGAYAPTPLVNETIYQKVEERVIVPTLKGMREEGCPFEGVLFIGLMIVNGEPIVLEYNVRFGDPECEVLMPLLKTPASELFYKAASGNLQNLDLEFSDKFAVGVVIASQHYPYKSAIPAEIIVDQSVHDELEDTYVAYAGVSREDDKLYATGGRVLLCIGVGESIKEARDKAYLLCGQVHFAGKQFRQDIAYQALHS; encoded by the coding sequence ATGGATATATTGATAGTAGGAAGCGGTGGGAGAGAGTATGCGATAGGACTGTCGCTAAAAAAAGATGATGCTGTTGATAACATTTATTTTGCACCCGGAAATGGTGCTACTTCTAATTTCGCTACCAATATAAATATTACAGATTATGAAGCCCTAGCCGATTTTGCACAAGAACACAAGATTGATTTGACGATAGTCGGGCCAGAGGCTCCTTTGGTCGGCGGTATTGTTGATGTATTTAAAGCTAGAGATTTATTGATATTTGGTTCATCCAAGGCCGCATCTAGATTAGAAGGCTCCAAAGTTTATATGAAAAATTTCCTCTCAAAATATAATATCCCAACAGCAAAGTATATTGAAACACAAGAGTATCATGAGGCTGAAAAATTCATAGACCAACTGCAAGAGCCCATTGTGGTGAAAGCCGATGGTTTATGTGCTGGCAAAGGGGTGATTATTGCGCAAAGCAAAGATGAAGCCAAAGCAGCCGCCAAAGCGATGTTACGTGGAGAAAGTTTTGGAGATGCCGGAAAATCTATCGTCGTAGAAGAATTTTTAGATGGTTATGAATTATCTATATTTGCGATATGTGATGGCGTCAATTATAAAGTGCTCCCAGCAGCACAAGACCATAAAAGATTATTAGATGCGGATAAGGGTCCAAATACCGGTGGTATGGGTGCTTATGCGCCAACACCACTTGTGAATGAGACGATTTATCAAAAAGTAGAGGAGCGTGTTATTGTTCCGACTTTAAAAGGCATGCGAGAAGAGGGTTGTCCTTTTGAAGGTGTTTTGTTTATCGGATTGATGATTGTCAATGGTGAGCCGATAGTCTTAGAATACAATGTGCGTTTTGGTGACCCAGAGTGTGAAGTATTAATGCCACTTTTGAAGACCCCTGCAAGTGAGTTGTTTTATAAAGCAGCAAGCGGTAATTTACAAAATCTAGACCTAGAATTCAGTGACAAATTTGCCGTGGGTGTGGTGATTGCAAGCCAACACTATCCGTATAAAAGTGCCATTCCGGCTGAGATTATTGTAGACCAATCGGTGCATGATGAACTTGAAGATACGTATGTCGCTTATGCGGGTGTTAGCCGTGAAGATGACAAACTCTATGCTACTGGTGGGCGCGTGCTACTTTGTATTGGCGTCGGTGAGAGTATTAAAGAAGCACGAGATAAAGCATATTTACTCTGTGGACAAGTCCATTTTGCAGGGAAACAATTCCGACAAGATATTGCATATCAGGCGTTACATTCATGA
- a CDS encoding LPS-assembly protein LptD, translating to MFIRVLFLLSVFLTFGIAQTQNVEVLAKNVKKVGYNIHAEGNVVLYSQKYLITADKADYNQQTGDLQLYGDITVLEGLEFSAKSGQASLNLNTDMGSFQPLFFFNDASNIWLSCESATSSPEYFLTQKSIVSSCNVQNPDWKIDFTSGELNRKNSFLSIYNAVFYAGDVPLLYLPYFSFSTDKTRRTGLLRPKLGFGSSEGLFYMQPIYFAPQANYDVEVDPQIRTSRGKGVHSVLRYVDSPYSTLKVGAGIFQEDDTYKTEHDLVNQEHYGLELYYDRSQLFSNKKSNNSEDGLYVDFQYLNDIDYLNTKSYNDASYDNLVTSTFNYYYKQDLNYYGLYAKYYIDTSKTSNNDTLQELPALQYHRFSTPLFFNNLLYSLDAKMKNYERISGVNATQYELNAPLTFYFSLLDDYLKFSISENIYLTHVDYTNAATPTRYGEYYRNYHKFSLYTDLSKPYDNFYHTLYLDLDFIVPSKEEKNGYFADFIPVDTEEKSLTFNLAEFFYNSQGEKKVSHTVKQQYFFNDYGYKYGDLENNLKFFFSKKINFTNTIYYSHEFSRFSKIQNAFNYDGETYQASLTYTYEHSVSRTYIDRVYTNTNFVSLSVSTNFYRNYTFFGSIDYDFKDEFFKTWKIGFKKKKKCWDFSIIYSQNITPQLSSSSSSSVNKQGIYFLFNLYPIGSVDYQIVKEDSLSTTN from the coding sequence ATGTTTATTAGGGTTTTATTTCTCTTATCTGTTTTTTTGACATTTGGTATTGCGCAGACACAAAACGTCGAAGTTTTAGCAAAAAATGTCAAAAAAGTCGGTTATAATATTCATGCAGAGGGCAATGTTGTATTGTACTCTCAAAAATATCTCATTACAGCAGACAAAGCCGATTATAATCAACAAACAGGAGATTTGCAGCTCTATGGTGATATTACCGTCCTTGAAGGTCTTGAATTTTCTGCCAAAAGCGGTCAAGCATCGCTCAATCTCAATACGGATATGGGGTCATTCCAGCCACTCTTTTTTTTCAATGACGCCTCAAATATTTGGTTGAGTTGTGAGAGTGCGACGTCGAGTCCTGAATATTTCTTGACCCAAAAATCAATTGTATCGAGTTGTAATGTTCAAAATCCAGATTGGAAAATTGATTTTACATCAGGCGAACTCAATCGTAAAAATAGTTTTTTGAGTATCTATAATGCCGTTTTTTATGCGGGAGATGTCCCCTTGCTCTATTTACCATATTTTTCATTTTCCACTGATAAGACAAGGCGTACGGGACTTTTGAGACCCAAGCTTGGATTTGGTAGTTCTGAGGGATTATTTTATATGCAACCCATCTATTTTGCGCCACAGGCCAATTATGATGTGGAAGTCGACCCGCAAATCCGCACATCCAGAGGTAAGGGCGTGCATAGTGTGCTACGATATGTAGATTCCCCATATTCTACCTTGAAAGTAGGAGCGGGTATTTTTCAAGAAGATGATACTTACAAGACAGAACATGACCTTGTCAATCAAGAACATTACGGGCTAGAGTTATATTATGATCGAAGCCAGTTATTTAGCAATAAAAAAAGTAATAACAGTGAAGATGGGCTGTATGTTGATTTTCAATATTTAAATGATATCGACTACTTAAATACAAAATCGTATAATGATGCTTCTTATGACAACCTTGTAACATCAACCTTTAATTATTACTACAAACAAGATTTGAACTATTATGGACTTTATGCAAAATATTATATTGATACGAGTAAAACTTCAAATAATGATACCTTGCAAGAGTTGCCCGCTTTGCAATACCACCGGTTTTCAACGCCACTATTTTTTAATAATCTCCTCTATTCACTAGATGCTAAAATGAAAAATTATGAGCGTATTTCAGGGGTGAATGCAACGCAATATGAATTAAATGCTCCTCTGACATTTTATTTTTCACTTTTAGATGATTATCTAAAATTTTCAATTTCTGAGAATATTTATCTGACACATGTGGATTATACCAATGCCGCAACACCAACACGATACGGAGAGTATTATAGAAATTATCACAAATTTTCACTCTATACTGACCTTTCAAAACCGTATGATAACTTCTACCACACGCTCTATTTGGATTTAGATTTCATTGTACCGAGCAAAGAAGAAAAAAATGGCTATTTTGCTGATTTTATTCCTGTGGACACAGAAGAGAAAAGTTTGACTTTTAATTTGGCAGAGTTTTTTTATAATTCTCAGGGTGAAAAAAAAGTTAGCCATACTGTAAAACAACAGTACTTTTTCAATGATTATGGCTATAAATATGGAGATTTGGAAAATAATCTAAAATTTTTCTTCTCCAAAAAGATTAATTTTACCAATACGATTTATTATTCTCATGAGTTTTCACGTTTCTCAAAAATCCAAAATGCCTTTAACTATGATGGTGAAACATATCAAGCAAGTTTGACCTATACGTATGAGCACAGCGTGAGCCGTACTTATATCGATCGCGTATATACCAATACAAACTTTGTCTCGCTTTCAGTGAGTACAAATTTTTATCGAAATTATACTTTTTTTGGCTCTATCGATTATGATTTTAAAGATGAATTTTTCAAAACTTGGAAGATAGGCTTCAAGAAAAAGAAAAAATGTTGGGATTTTTCTATCATATACAGTCAAAATATCACGCCACAGTTAAGCAGTTCTTCGAGCAGTTCTGTTAACAAACAGGGAATCTATTTCTTGTTTAATCTCTATCCAATTGGTAGTGTTGATTATCAAATTGTGAAAGAGGATAGTCTCTCAACGACCAATTAA
- the guaA gene encoding glutamine-hydrolyzing GMP synthase has product MKHVPIIVLDFGSQYTQLIARRMREEKVYCEILPYNEPIENIKKKNPQGLILSGGPASIYDENAYKADTKIFDLGLPILSICYGMQLVIDHFGGKVVPALHHEYGKAEIAFDTVDGKINPIFNGTDDNQIVWMSHADKAESLPEGFVKIAHSQNSPFAAVANEEKKIYALQFHPEVSHSTCGGTILRNFAKYICGCETTWNMGSFAKEEIQKIQNTVKDGKVLCAVSGGVDSSVVAALLNEAIGDKLVAIFVDTGLLRANERKDVEDMFKTKLNIPLITIDATETYLTRLKGVVDPEEKRKIIGHTFIEIFANEAKKHDNIKYLAQGTLYPDVIESVSVKGPSKTIKSHHNVGGLPDWMKFELIEPLRELFKDEVRALGLELGIPKEMISRHPFPGPGLAIRIMGEVNQEDLEILRSADVIMLDELRSSGYYDRTWQAFTVLLNVKSVGVMGDNRTYDNTVCVRIVESVDGMTATFARLPHELLERMSSRIINEVDGINRVVYDISSKPPATIEWE; this is encoded by the coding sequence ATGAAGCACGTCCCTATAATAGTTTTGGATTTTGGATCTCAATATACGCAACTCATCGCACGAAGAATGCGAGAAGAAAAAGTCTATTGTGAAATTCTTCCTTACAATGAACCCATTGAAAATATTAAGAAAAAGAATCCACAAGGGTTGATTCTCTCGGGTGGTCCTGCCTCAATCTATGATGAAAATGCGTATAAAGCCGATACTAAAATCTTTGATTTAGGGTTGCCGATTTTGAGTATTTGTTATGGAATGCAATTGGTGATTGATCACTTTGGTGGAAAAGTAGTGCCAGCATTGCATCATGAGTATGGTAAAGCAGAGATTGCATTTGATACCGTGGATGGCAAAATCAATCCTATTTTTAATGGCACAGATGATAATCAGATTGTATGGATGTCTCATGCTGATAAGGCAGAATCATTGCCTGAGGGTTTTGTCAAAATTGCTCACAGCCAAAATTCCCCTTTTGCTGCAGTAGCGAATGAAGAGAAAAAAATCTACGCTTTGCAATTTCACCCTGAAGTATCACATTCGACTTGTGGTGGTACGATTTTGAGAAATTTTGCCAAATATATTTGTGGATGTGAAACCACATGGAATATGGGCTCATTTGCAAAAGAGGAGATTCAAAAAATCCAAAATACCGTCAAAGATGGTAAAGTCTTGTGTGCGGTGAGTGGCGGTGTGGATAGCTCTGTTGTCGCCGCGTTACTAAATGAAGCCATTGGAGATAAATTGGTGGCGATTTTCGTAGATACAGGATTGTTGCGTGCTAATGAGCGTAAAGATGTGGAAGATATGTTTAAAACCAAGCTTAATATTCCTTTGATTACAATTGATGCAACCGAAACCTATTTGACAAGACTCAAAGGGGTTGTAGACCCTGAAGAAAAGCGCAAGATAATAGGACACACCTTTATAGAAATTTTTGCTAATGAAGCGAAAAAACATGATAATATCAAATATCTTGCACAAGGGACACTCTATCCTGATGTTATTGAATCGGTCTCTGTTAAAGGACCGAGTAAGACAATCAAATCGCATCATAATGTCGGTGGTTTACCTGATTGGATGAAATTTGAATTGATTGAACCATTACGAGAATTATTTAAAGATGAGGTACGTGCTCTAGGATTGGAACTTGGCATTCCCAAAGAGATGATTTCAAGACATCCGTTCCCTGGACCAGGATTAGCGATACGCATCATGGGCGAAGTCAACCAAGAAGATTTAGAAATCTTAAGAAGTGCGGATGTGATTATGTTAGATGAGCTACGATCTAGTGGCTATTATGACAGAACATGGCAAGCCTTTACTGTGCTGCTAAATGTGAAGAGTGTCGGTGTTATGGGTGATAATAGAACGTATGATAATACCGTATGTGTGAGAATTGTCGAAAGTGTGGATGGGATGACCGCGACTTTTGCCAGACTACCTCATGAGCTACTAGAGCGGATGAGCAGTCGCATCATCAATGAAGTGGATGGAATCAATCGTGTGGTTTATGATATCTCATCCAAGCCCCCAGCCACAATAGAATGGGAATAA
- a CDS encoding J domain-containing protein has product MIETKTFELIQDALDVMDLPPFIDMGELKTRYKELARINHPDAGGDEEKMIQINQAYNILKEYMENFKFSFTQEEINKQFPQEQYASQFKF; this is encoded by the coding sequence ATGATAGAAACCAAGACATTTGAATTGATTCAAGATGCGTTGGATGTGATGGATTTGCCTCCTTTTATTGATATGGGAGAGTTAAAAACACGTTACAAAGAGTTGGCTAGAATCAATCACCCCGATGCTGGAGGTGATGAAGAGAAAATGATACAAATCAATCAAGCCTATAATATTCTCAAAGAATATATGGAAAATTTCAAATTTTCATTTACACAAGAGGAGATAAACAAACAATTTCCACAGGAGCAGTATGCTTCACAATTTAAATTTTAA
- a CDS encoding uroporphyrinogen-III synthase encodes MRDIYLLNHEPFEGVINLPMIKINFLQEEIDLDDYDSVIFTSKNAVKAIQRINQSWIHKEIYSIGTGTSREIEKHHAHPILTAKSSYGNAFAEEIKDQLKNKRVLFLRAKKVLSDLSTILKTHHVDLDEKVVYETVCQSHNKEQQPPRDSIIIFTSPSTYQCFIKNFTWDASYKAIAIGSVTASALPSHIDIHLAKEQTIQSCVDLAKTI; translated from the coding sequence TTGCGGGATATTTATCTTCTCAATCATGAGCCTTTTGAAGGGGTCATAAATTTACCGATGATCAAGATCAACTTTTTGCAAGAAGAGATTGATCTTGATGATTATGATAGTGTGATTTTTACCTCTAAAAACGCAGTAAAAGCAATCCAGCGCATCAATCAAAGCTGGATTCACAAAGAGATTTATTCTATAGGAACAGGGACATCACGCGAAATTGAAAAACACCATGCCCATCCGATTCTTACGGCCAAGAGTTCTTATGGAAACGCGTTTGCAGAAGAGATTAAAGATCAGCTCAAAAATAAAAGAGTCCTATTTTTACGAGCGAAAAAAGTCTTATCTGACTTGAGTACCATTTTGAAAACGCATCATGTCGATTTAGATGAAAAAGTTGTCTATGAAACCGTGTGCCAAAGCCACAACAAAGAGCAACAACCTCCTCGCGATTCAATCATCATTTTTACCTCTCCTTCAACCTACCAATGTTTTATAAAAAATTTCACATGGGATGCCAGCTATAAAGCAATCGCAATCGGCTCAGTAACCGCATCAGCATTGCCTTCTCATATTGATATCCATCTTGCTAAAGAGCAGACGATACAAAGTTGTGTTGATTTAGCAAAAACTATTTGA